Proteins encoded together in one Cyanobium sp. WAJ14-Wanaka window:
- a CDS encoding APC family permease has protein sequence MKNSLQVQLLGKPIPRAATESKTLPSFQALPILSSDALSSVAYATEAALGVLILAGSQRLSLSLPITLAIVILIAIVVMSYRQTIAAYPQGGGAYIVGRENLGVLASLVAAASLLIDYVLTSAVSLMAGTQALSSLVPGLLPWEVPIALLLLVLVGWANLRGAGDTGRLFALPTYAFVVMVALLGVAGFHDLVTSHGWTPDPPPLLRAVEPLGLFLILRAFSSGCSAMTGIEAIANGVQLFRDPAAKRARATLLVMGLLLASMFLVVSGLGFMYGIAPNPDVTVMAQIGMRLFGAKSALFVLLQVTTLLILMLAANTAFADFPRLSALLARDNFLPRQMGWVGDRLVFQNGIFALLVVTGFIILVCQGNTTIAVNLYAIGVFLAFTISQGGMVVHWWRKRGQSWLARALMNGVGAISTLLVLIVIVISKFGEGAWTVVVAIPLLVMALVKIRARYRKVYQEIGIAPGEVSAINVPARDLKIGNISVVWIAAWTKPTVQALRYAATVSDRVIGVWVQPDGESEEPLLAAWRSSVGSDPNLELQILESPYSSLINPFADYVDGLSKLWGDTTITIVMPLAIPRYRFDSLLLNQRGINLRQALAEHQQLVFTLVRFYLPA, from the coding sequence ATGAAGAATTCATTACAGGTCCAACTGCTCGGTAAGCCAATTCCGCGGGCCGCGACCGAATCCAAGACCTTGCCAAGTTTTCAGGCGCTGCCGATTTTGTCTTCGGATGCGCTTTCCTCTGTGGCCTATGCCACGGAGGCGGCCCTTGGGGTGTTAATCCTGGCCGGCAGCCAGAGGTTGTCATTGTCATTGCCAATTACCCTGGCAATTGTTATATTAATTGCCATTGTGGTGATGTCCTATAGGCAGACGATTGCTGCCTATCCTCAAGGAGGCGGAGCCTATATTGTTGGTCGTGAAAATTTAGGTGTGCTGGCAAGTCTGGTGGCGGCTGCCAGCCTATTAATTGATTATGTGCTCACCTCTGCTGTCAGTTTGATGGCGGGAACCCAGGCCCTTTCTTCCCTGGTGCCTGGCCTGTTGCCCTGGGAAGTGCCAATTGCCTTGCTGCTTCTTGTATTGGTGGGTTGGGCAAACCTGCGGGGAGCGGGGGATACGGGCCGCCTGTTTGCTTTGCCCACCTATGCCTTTGTTGTAATGGTGGCCTTGCTTGGCGTGGCAGGTTTCCATGATTTGGTTACCAGCCATGGTTGGACCCCCGATCCACCACCCTTGCTCAGAGCGGTGGAGCCCCTGGGTCTGTTTTTGATTTTGAGGGCTTTTAGTTCGGGTTGTTCGGCCATGACCGGCATTGAGGCGATTGCCAATGGGGTGCAACTCTTTCGCGACCCGGCGGCAAAGCGGGCCAGGGCAACACTCTTGGTAATGGGCTTGCTTTTGGCCAGCATGTTTTTGGTGGTGAGTGGTTTGGGGTTCATGTATGGAATTGCCCCCAATCCGGATGTCACCGTGATGGCCCAGATCGGCATGCGCCTATTTGGAGCTAAAAGTGCCTTGTTTGTGCTGTTGCAGGTGACGACCCTGCTGATATTGATGTTGGCGGCAAATACGGCATTCGCTGATTTTCCCAGGCTTTCAGCCCTGCTGGCCCGGGACAACTTCTTGCCGCGTCAGATGGGCTGGGTTGGGGATCGTCTGGTTTTTCAAAATGGTATTTTTGCACTTCTAGTTGTAACTGGATTTATCATCCTTGTATGCCAGGGTAATACTACTATTGCCGTTAATCTTTACGCCATTGGTGTGTTTTTAGCCTTCACCATTTCCCAGGGCGGCATGGTGGTGCACTGGTGGCGTAAGCGTGGTCAAAGCTGGTTGGCGCGGGCCCTAATGAATGGTGTTGGTGCAATCAGCACCTTATTGGTGCTGATTGTGATTGTGATCAGCAAATTTGGGGAAGGTGCCTGGACCGTGGTTGTGGCGATACCGCTTTTGGTGATGGCGCTGGTAAAAATTCGTGCCCGCTATCGCAAGGTTTATCAAGAAATAGGTATTGCGCCCGGGGAAGTGTCTGCAATCAATGTGCCAGCTCGGGATTTAAAAATTGGCAATATAAGTGTGGTTTGGATTGCCGCTTGGACTAAGCCCACAGTGCAGGCATTGAGATATGCAGCCACCGTTTCAGATCGGGTGATTGGCGTCTGGGTGCAGCCAGATGGGGAGAGCGAGGAGCCTTTGTTGGCAGCTTGGCGCTCAAGTGTTGGCAGCGATCCCAACCTGGAGTTGCAAATCCTTGAAAGTCCATACTCATCCTTGATAAATCCATTTGCCGATTACGTCGATGGCCTCTCGAAGCTTTGGGGTGATACCACTATCACCATTGTCATGCCCTTAGCGATACCTCGCTATCGATTTGATTCTTTGCTGCTCAATCAGAGGGGTATTAATTTGCGCCAAGCCCTGGCCGAGCACCAGCAATTGGTATTTACCTTGGTCCGTTTCTATCTACCTGCTTGA
- a CDS encoding dihydrolipoamide acetyltransferase family protein, whose amino-acid sequence MATHEIFMPALSSTMTEGKIVEWLKKPGEKVERGESVLVVESDKADMDVESFNEGYLAAVLMPAGGTAPVGETIALIVETEAEIAEVAANAPAAPAAPAAAPAAAPAPPAPAAAPAAVAVSTPAAAPVAPPAPVLAVASSASGRLVASPRAKKLASQLGVALEALRGSGPHGRIQAEDVLKATGQPITVPRVAEGSGPAVSAAGVNGSAAPAPAGEAFGAPGDSVAFNTLQNAVNRNMVASLAVPCFHVGYTITTDKLDAFYKQVKSKGVTMTALLAKAVGVTLARHPQVNCAISADGSAMSYPTAVNVAVAVAMGDGGLITPVLANADKTDIYSMARNWVDLVARARSKQLQPQEYSTGTFTLSNLGMFGVDRFDAILPPGTGAILAVAASRPAVVAGKDGSISVKRQMQVNLTADHRVIYGAQGAAFLKDLAQLIETNPESLAI is encoded by the coding sequence TTGGCAACCCACGAAATCTTCATGCCGGCCCTCTCGTCGACGATGACCGAGGGCAAGATTGTGGAGTGGCTCAAAAAACCTGGCGAGAAGGTTGAGCGCGGTGAATCCGTGCTGGTGGTGGAGTCGGATAAGGCGGATATGGATGTGGAGTCGTTTAACGAGGGTTACCTGGCGGCGGTGTTGATGCCCGCCGGTGGCACTGCGCCCGTGGGCGAAACGATTGCCTTGATCGTGGAAACCGAGGCTGAAATTGCCGAGGTGGCGGCCAATGCGCCTGCCGCTCCAGCTGCGCCGGCTGCCGCTCCTGCAGCTGCACCAGCCCCTCCAGCCCCTGCGGCTGCCCCCGCGGCAGTGGCCGTTTCTACGCCTGCGGCAGCGCCCGTGGCCCCACCAGCTCCTGTGCTGGCGGTGGCTTCCAGTGCCAGTGGTCGGCTGGTGGCATCCCCCCGGGCTAAGAAACTCGCCAGCCAGCTCGGTGTGGCGCTGGAGGCGCTGCGCGGCAGTGGACCCCATGGTCGGATCCAGGCCGAGGACGTGCTCAAGGCCACCGGCCAGCCGATCACCGTTCCCAGGGTGGCTGAGGGCAGCGGTCCGGCCGTCAGCGCGGCTGGTGTTAACGGCTCCGCAGCGCCCGCCCCTGCAGGTGAGGCCTTTGGGGCCCCCGGTGACAGCGTGGCCTTCAACACCCTCCAAAACGCGGTCAACCGCAACATGGTGGCCAGCCTGGCCGTGCCCTGTTTCCACGTGGGTTACACCATCACGACCGACAAGCTGGATGCTTTCTATAAACAAGTGAAAAGTAAGGGCGTAACCATGACGGCCCTGTTGGCTAAGGCCGTGGGTGTCACCCTGGCTCGCCATCCCCAGGTCAATTGTGCAATTTCCGCCGATGGATCTGCCATGTCTTATCCCACGGCTGTAAACGTGGCAGTGGCTGTGGCCATGGGGGATGGGGGCCTGATTACGCCAGTGCTTGCCAACGCCGACAAAACCGATATCTATTCGATGGCGCGTAATTGGGTTGATTTGGTGGCCCGGGCCCGCTCCAAGCAGCTGCAACCCCAGGAATACAGCACCGGCACCTTCACCCTTTCCAACCTCGGCATGTTTGGTGTTGATCGCTTCGATGCGATCCTTCCCCCGGGTACCGGTGCCATTCTCGCGGTGGCTGCCTCCCGTCCGGCAGTGGTGGCCGGCAAGGATGGCTCCATTTCCGTTAAGCGCCAAATGCAGGTAAACCTCACCGCTGACCACCGGGTGATCTATGGCGCCCAAGGGGCAGCTTTCCTCAAGGACCTGGCCCAACTGATCGAGACCAATCCCGAAAGCCTGGCAATCTGA
- the katG gene encoding catalase/peroxidase HPI, with product MTELGKCPVNHGSAPKSVAGQGPSPRDWWPQQVNLAILDQHGVSSNPLGADFNYGKAFQQLDYQGLKQDLLALMTDSQEWWPADWGHYGGLFIRMAWHSAGTYRTADGRGGAGTGNQRFAPLNSWPDNGNLDKARRLLWPIKQRYGNRVSWADLIILAGNCALESMGMRTFGFAGGRADIWQPEEDIYWGNENTWLGDGRYSGDRQLEHPLAAVQMGLIYVNPEGPNGEPDPVASGRDVRETFARMAMNDEETVALTAGGHTFGKAHGAASEEFVGPAPEGAPMQEMGLGWANSHGSGKGADVITSGIEGAWKPNPTRWDMGYFDMLFGYEWELIKSPAGAWQWQAKDCREEHLIPDAHRPGIKHPPMMTTADLSLRFDPIYEPISRHFHQHPEAFADAFARAWFKLTHRDMGPKSLYLGPEVPAEDLIWQDAIPALDHPVVDAAAIADLKARVLATGLSNSELVSTAWASASTFRGSDRRGGANGARVRLAPQAVWPVNQPQQLQRVVGYLESVQQSFNGSRSGGMRVSLADLIVLAGGVGVEQAAAAAGHPISVPFTPGRMDASQEQTDGASFAVMEPQADGFRNWQKGPMSVSAEHLLVDRAQLLGLSAPEMTVLVGGLRVLGANTDGVRHGVFTERIGALSNDFFVNLLDMATSWSPSDGTGELFEGSDRASGSRRWTATRADLVFGSNSQLRAIAEVYAQSDGAAKFVADFVAAWVKVMDADRFDLGVD from the coding sequence ATGACCGAACTTGGCAAGTGCCCCGTTAACCACGGTTCTGCCCCCAAGTCGGTGGCGGGCCAGGGACCTTCGCCGCGGGATTGGTGGCCCCAGCAGGTGAATCTGGCGATCCTTGATCAGCACGGAGTGTCCTCCAACCCCCTCGGCGCTGATTTCAACTACGGCAAAGCCTTTCAACAGCTCGACTACCAGGGCCTCAAGCAGGATTTGCTCGCCCTGATGACCGACTCCCAGGAGTGGTGGCCCGCCGACTGGGGCCACTACGGCGGTCTGTTCATCCGCATGGCCTGGCATAGCGCCGGCACCTATCGCACCGCCGATGGCCGCGGCGGCGCCGGCACCGGAAACCAGCGCTTCGCGCCCCTCAACAGCTGGCCCGATAACGGCAACCTCGACAAAGCACGCCGGCTGCTCTGGCCGATCAAGCAGCGCTACGGCAACCGCGTCTCCTGGGCGGACCTGATCATTCTTGCGGGCAATTGCGCCCTGGAATCGATGGGTATGCGCACCTTTGGCTTCGCCGGCGGCCGCGCCGACATCTGGCAACCGGAGGAAGACATCTATTGGGGCAACGAAAACACCTGGCTAGGCGATGGGCGCTACAGCGGCGATCGCCAGCTGGAGCACCCCTTGGCGGCGGTGCAGATGGGTCTGATCTACGTGAACCCTGAGGGGCCCAATGGCGAGCCCGATCCGGTGGCCTCCGGCCGCGACGTGCGCGAGACCTTCGCCCGCATGGCGATGAACGATGAAGAAACCGTTGCCCTTACCGCCGGCGGCCACACCTTTGGTAAGGCCCACGGTGCCGCCAGCGAAGAGTTTGTCGGACCAGCTCCAGAGGGGGCGCCCATGCAGGAAATGGGTCTGGGTTGGGCTAACAGCCACGGCAGCGGCAAGGGTGCCGATGTCATCACCAGCGGCATCGAGGGGGCCTGGAAGCCCAACCCCACCCGCTGGGACATGGGCTACTTCGACATGCTCTTTGGCTACGAGTGGGAACTGATCAAGAGCCCCGCCGGCGCCTGGCAGTGGCAGGCCAAGGACTGCCGTGAGGAGCACCTGATTCCCGATGCCCATCGCCCGGGCATTAAGCATCCGCCGATGATGACCACCGCGGATCTGTCGCTGCGCTTCGATCCGATTTACGAGCCAATCTCCCGCCACTTCCACCAGCACCCGGAGGCCTTCGCCGATGCCTTCGCCCGGGCCTGGTTCAAGTTGACCCACCGCGACATGGGCCCGAAGAGCCTCTACCTGGGGCCTGAGGTTCCCGCCGAAGACTTGATTTGGCAAGACGCGATTCCAGCTCTCGACCATCCGGTGGTCGATGCGGCCGCCATCGCCGACCTCAAAGCCCGCGTGCTGGCAACGGGATTGTCCAACTCCGAACTGGTGAGCACCGCCTGGGCTTCCGCCTCCACTTTCCGCGGATCCGATAGGCGGGGCGGCGCCAATGGTGCGCGGGTGCGCCTGGCTCCCCAGGCCGTGTGGCCGGTCAACCAGCCCCAGCAGTTGCAGCGCGTGGTCGGCTACCTAGAAAGTGTTCAACAGTCCTTCAATGGCTCCCGGAGTGGGGGGATGCGGGTGTCGCTCGCAGACCTGATCGTGTTGGCCGGTGGCGTGGGTGTGGAGCAGGCCGCCGCCGCCGCAGGCCACCCCATCAGCGTGCCCTTTACCCCCGGCCGAATGGACGCCAGCCAGGAGCAGACCGATGGGGCCTCCTTCGCGGTGATGGAGCCCCAGGCCGATGGCTTCCGCAACTGGCAAAAGGGACCGATGAGCGTTTCCGCAGAGCACCTGCTTGTCGATCGCGCCCAGCTGCTGGGGTTGAGTGCCCCGGAGATGACCGTGTTGGTCGGTGGCCTGCGGGTGTTGGGCGCAAACACCGATGGGGTCCGTCACGGTGTGTTCACCGAGCGGATCGGTGCGCTGAGCAATGACTTCTTCGTGAACCTGCTCGACATGGCGACCAGCTGGTCGCCGAGCGATGGGACCGGCGAACTGTTTGAGGGCAGCGACCGCGCAAGTGGTAGCAGGCGTTGGACTGCGACCAGGGCGGATCTGGTATTTGGCTCTAACTCCCAGTTGCGGGCCATTGCCGAGGTGTATGCCCAGAGCGACGGGGCCGCCAAGTTTGTGGCCGACTTCGTGGCGGCCTGGGTCAAGGTGATGGATGCGGATCGTTTTGATCTGGGAGTTGATTAA
- a CDS encoding YlqD family protein: MADGTLSIKRTITVRAVVTPRWKEDAERELSSALAGSDSQLAQLEQEGQQLVDEIRRQSANPLDPRVQEQVGSVQQQVAAKRAELEEQKRQMLEQQRQVRDLEMEQIVEQGQIESFCEVRVGDNLVEKLQAAVLVRDGVIEALEGAD, translated from the coding sequence ATGGCCGACGGCACCCTTTCGATTAAGCGCACCATCACCGTGCGTGCCGTGGTTACCCCCCGCTGGAAGGAGGACGCCGAGCGGGAACTGAGCAGCGCCCTAGCTGGCTCCGATTCCCAGCTGGCCCAACTCGAGCAGGAGGGCCAGCAATTGGTTGATGAGATTCGCCGCCAAAGCGCCAACCCCCTTGACCCCCGGGTGCAGGAACAGGTGGGTTCGGTCCAGCAGCAGGTGGCCGCCAAGCGGGCCGAACTGGAGGAGCAAAAGCGCCAGATGCTCGAGCAACAACGCCAGGTTCGGGACCTGGAAATGGAGCAGATCGTGGAGCAGGGCCAGATTGAGAGCTTCTGCGAGGTGCGGGTGGGCGACAACCTGGTTGAAAAACTCCAGGCAGCTGTGCTGGTTCGGGATGGCGTGATTGAAGCGTTAGAAGGCGCCGATTAG
- a CDS encoding AMP-binding protein produces the protein MTAPALPKAEIHWRATRRDRRALALRDDWSHLSGLEQLWPVLAGRYGEAQALDAPHSQPPERLSFRQLHQSIEQAALGFSLLGVGPGSVVALFAENGPRWLQADQGLMRAGGADAVRGSSAPLEELRYILADSGAMGLVLESGVLLAKLQAAGVFEDPAISLRFVVLLEGEPDPGPTGLGALPPALPCLGWSELMAQGAGAGVMRPPSDDPHRLATILYTSGTTGQPKGVPLSHANLLHQIRTLGVAVMPRPGDHVVSVLPIWHAYERAAEYLLLACGCQQTYTTLKHLRADLQKVRPHYLISVPRLWEALLSGFDDALAAMPRSRQRLLQVGLANSRAHAWRRRQALNLTLSDEAWWVRSAAVIEAVLRWPLHRLAAGVLWPALRRQLVGGRLRTAISGGGALAMHVDGFFEAIGIELLVGYGLTETSPVLTCRRRWANRRGSAGQPLPGTALRIVDPQGHQLLSIGMTGLVQAKGPQVMAGYFHKPEATAQVLDGDGWFDTGDLGHLLKDGTLVLTGRAKDTIVLSSGENIEPGPLEEALVASPLVEQVMVVGQDRKQLGALVVPRADALAAFGSQQGLAGDALLRALTRECNRLLAARPGSRPDERLAGVALVEPFSLENGLLTQTLKQRRDRIGLRDTGAIASIYGAR, from the coding sequence GTGACTGCTCCTGCCCTGCCAAAGGCCGAAATTCACTGGCGGGCCACCCGCCGCGATCGGCGGGCCCTTGCCCTGCGCGACGACTGGAGCCACCTCAGCGGGCTGGAGCAGCTATGGCCAGTTTTGGCCGGTCGCTATGGAGAGGCCCAGGCCCTCGATGCTCCCCACAGCCAGCCGCCCGAACGGCTCAGTTTTCGCCAGCTCCACCAATCGATTGAGCAGGCAGCCCTGGGCTTTTCCCTTCTGGGGGTAGGTCCTGGCTCCGTGGTGGCGCTATTTGCCGAAAATGGCCCCCGCTGGTTGCAGGCAGACCAGGGCTTGATGCGGGCCGGCGGCGCCGATGCGGTGCGGGGCAGTTCGGCACCGCTGGAGGAGCTGCGCTACATCCTGGCCGACTCCGGCGCCATGGGCCTGGTGCTGGAATCGGGGGTCCTGCTGGCCAAGCTCCAGGCCGCCGGGGTGTTCGAGGATCCAGCGATCTCCCTGCGCTTTGTGGTGCTTTTGGAGGGGGAACCGGATCCTGGCCCAACCGGCCTTGGGGCCCTACCACCAGCACTGCCTTGCCTGGGCTGGTCGGAGTTGATGGCCCAGGGGGCAGGGGCTGGAGTGATGCGGCCCCCCAGCGACGACCCCCACCGCCTGGCGACGATCCTTTACACCTCAGGTACCACGGGCCAACCGAAGGGGGTGCCCCTCAGCCACGCCAACCTCTTGCATCAGATCCGCACCCTCGGCGTGGCGGTAATGCCCAGGCCAGGTGACCACGTGGTGAGCGTGCTGCCGATCTGGCATGCCTACGAGCGGGCCGCCGAGTATTTGCTGCTCGCCTGTGGTTGCCAGCAGACCTACACCACGCTCAAGCACCTGCGCGCTGATTTGCAGAAGGTGCGTCCCCACTACTTGATAAGTGTCCCCAGGCTTTGGGAGGCCCTGCTGTCGGGCTTCGACGATGCCCTGGCTGCCATGCCCCGGTCGCGCCAGCGGCTGCTGCAGGTGGGCTTGGCCAACAGCAGGGCCCATGCCTGGCGGCGCCGCCAGGCCCTCAATCTCACCCTCTCAGACGAGGCCTGGTGGGTGCGCTCGGCTGCGGTAATCGAAGCCGTTTTGCGTTGGCCCCTACACCGGTTGGCGGCAGGGGTGCTCTGGCCAGCTTTGCGGCGCCAGTTGGTGGGGGGGCGGCTGCGGACCGCCATCAGTGGCGGCGGAGCCTTGGCCATGCATGTGGATGGCTTTTTCGAGGCGATCGGCATCGAATTGCTGGTGGGCTACGGCCTCACCGAAACCTCGCCCGTTCTCACCTGCCGCCGTCGATGGGCCAACCGCCGCGGCAGTGCGGGCCAACCCCTGCCGGGCACGGCCCTGCGGATTGTGGATCCCCAGGGCCACCAGCTTCTCTCCATTGGCATGACAGGCCTGGTGCAGGCCAAGGGCCCCCAGGTAATGGCGGGCTATTTCCACAAACCAGAGGCCACGGCCCAGGTTCTCGATGGCGACGGCTGGTTTGACACCGGCGATTTGGGGCATCTGCTCAAGGACGGCACCCTGGTGCTCACTGGCCGCGCCAAGGACACGATCGTGCTCAGCAGCGGCGAAAACATCGAGCCAGGCCCCCTGGAGGAGGCCCTGGTGGCCAGCCCCCTGGTGGAGCAGGTGATGGTGGTGGGCCAGGACCGCAAGCAGTTGGGCGCCCTGGTGGTGCCCCGCGCCGATGCCCTGGCGGCCTTTGGCTCCCAGCAGGGGCTGGCCGGGGATGCCTTGCTGCGTGCCCTCACCCGGGAATGCAACCGGTTGCTGGCGGCCCGGCCCGGCTCCAGGCCCGACGAGCGCCTGGCGGGGGTGGCCCTGGTGGAGCCCTTCAGCTTGGAAAATGGCCTGCTCACCCAAACCCTTAAGCAGCGCCGCGATCGGATTGGGCTGCGAGATACGGGGGCAATCGCTTCCATCTATGGAGCCCGCTGA
- the lipB gene encoding lipoyl(octanoyl) transferase LipB — MGTTVDAILFEAGEPLAFEKGWRAQKQLQQRLLLDPDGPDAVLLLEHQACYTLGRGADPNFLLFDPAHPPLPLHRIDRGGEVTHHLPGQLVLYPVFNLLRHGADLHAYLRGLEQVVIELLAELDLRGERLEGLTGVWLRGKKVAAIGVGAKRWVSQHGLALNVSCALEGFAQVVPCGIADRPVGRLVDWRPELSTGMLRPLLLAALARQFGLNLRPPMPQEALDGW, encoded by the coding sequence ATGGGGACAACGGTCGACGCAATCCTTTTTGAAGCAGGCGAGCCCCTGGCCTTTGAAAAGGGTTGGCGAGCCCAGAAGCAACTGCAGCAGCGCCTGTTGCTGGATCCCGATGGCCCCGATGCGGTGCTGCTGTTGGAGCACCAGGCCTGCTACACCCTCGGGCGGGGCGCCGATCCGAATTTTTTGCTTTTTGATCCGGCCCATCCCCCCCTACCGCTGCATCGCATTGATCGGGGCGGTGAGGTGACCCACCACCTGCCGGGCCAGCTGGTGCTCTATCCGGTGTTCAACCTGCTTCGCCATGGAGCCGACCTCCACGCCTACCTGCGGGGCCTGGAGCAGGTGGTGATTGAGCTGTTGGCCGAGCTGGATTTGCGGGGGGAGCGCCTGGAGGGCCTCACCGGTGTGTGGCTAAGGGGCAAAAAGGTGGCGGCGATCGGCGTGGGGGCCAAGCGCTGGGTGAGCCAGCACGGCTTGGCCCTGAATGTGAGCTGTGCCCTTGAGGGGTTTGCCCAGGTGGTGCCCTGTGGCATTGCCGATCGGCCGGTGGGGCGGCTGGTGGATTGGCGGCCGGAGCTCAGCACCGGGATGCTGCGCCCCCTGTTGCTTGCGGCCCTAGCCCGCCAATTTGGCTTGAATTTGCGCCCCCCCATGCCCCAGGAAGCCCTCGATGGATGGTAA
- the hpf gene encoding ribosome hibernation-promoting factor, HPF/YfiA family, with translation MKLLIHGRNLDVTPAIREYTETKLGRAITHFEGMVKEADVHLSVARNPRVPQQTVEVTVYANGTVIRAQEHSDNLYASIDLAANKLHRQLNRYHDRLKDHHHSPGHRATPTPGTEQVVDEQVVEGALTDGKEPQLPNRGVRRKYFAMPAMALDDAVLQLELIDHDFYVFRDADSGQIQVVYRRNHGGFGLIQTRES, from the coding sequence ATGAAACTGCTGATCCATGGACGCAATCTTGACGTCACCCCAGCCATTCGGGAGTACACCGAAACCAAGTTGGGTCGAGCTATCACCCATTTCGAGGGAATGGTGAAGGAGGCCGATGTGCACCTTTCCGTTGCCCGCAATCCCCGGGTACCCCAGCAGACCGTGGAAGTCACGGTCTATGCCAATGGCACTGTTATTCGAGCCCAAGAACACAGCGACAACCTCTACGCCAGCATCGACCTGGCGGCCAACAAACTTCACCGCCAACTGAATCGTTACCACGATCGCCTCAAGGATCACCACCACAGCCCTGGCCACCGGGCAACACCCACTCCCGGCACCGAGCAAGTGGTGGATGAGCAGGTGGTTGAGGGAGCCCTAACCGATGGCAAGGAGCCCCAACTGCCCAACCGGGGGGTGCGGCGCAAGTACTTCGCCATGCCGGCGATGGCCCTCGACGACGCCGTGCTCCAGCTGGAGCTGATCGACCACGACTTCTATGTCTTCCGCGATGCGGACAGTGGCCAAATCCAGGTGGTCTATCGCCGCAACCATGGGGGATTTGGCTTGATACAAACCAGGGAGTCTTGA
- the deoC gene encoding deoxyribose-phosphate aldolase, producing MNRDHPHRTSVGDLAALLDHALLDPHQGREAVIRCCDEARHFGFAGVCVASRWLEVARERLPLSGTGSGRGSGQSPRLISVVGFPFGAVPQPIKQAEAEAAIEAGADELDVVPDFGALADGNSGAVLDELAAICELDRPVKVILEVGKLSPENLELLVEIAIDAGALFLKSGSGFAPPVSAAQVQTLRDLARGRAAVSASGGISDLWHALDLVEAGATRLGTSRSLALMEAWRSRG from the coding sequence TTGAATCGGGACCATCCCCATCGGACCTCCGTAGGTGATTTGGCTGCCCTCCTGGATCACGCCCTGCTGGATCCCCACCAGGGCAGGGAGGCCGTCATCCGCTGCTGTGATGAGGCCCGCCACTTCGGCTTTGCCGGAGTTTGCGTGGCCTCCCGCTGGCTCGAGGTGGCCCGCGAACGGCTGCCCCTCTCCGGAACTGGCAGTGGCAGAGGGAGTGGCCAGTCGCCGCGGCTGATCAGCGTGGTGGGGTTCCCCTTTGGAGCCGTGCCCCAGCCCATCAAGCAGGCCGAGGCAGAAGCGGCCATTGAGGCAGGCGCCGATGAATTGGATGTGGTGCCCGACTTCGGAGCCCTGGCCGATGGCAACAGTGGCGCCGTGCTGGATGAACTGGCGGCTATCTGCGAACTGGATCGGCCCGTCAAGGTGATCCTGGAGGTGGGAAAGCTCTCCCCAGAGAACCTGGAGCTGTTAGTGGAGATCGCCATAGACGCCGGTGCCCTCTTCCTGAAAAGCGGCAGTGGCTTTGCCCCCCCCGTCAGCGCGGCCCAGGTGCAAACCCTGCGGGACCTGGCCAGGGGCCGGGCCGCAGTTTCCGCCTCCGGGGGGATCAGCGACCTCTGGCACGCCCTGGATCTGGTGGAGGCCGGCGCCACGCGCCTGGGCACCAGCCGCAGCCTGGCCCTGATGGAAGCCTGGCGCAGCCGTGGCTGA
- the recO gene encoding DNA repair protein RecO, whose protein sequence is MAEQRLEGLALSCKPLGEQDRLLTLLSEEEGLTRLAVPGARRPKSSLAAAVPLAHLRLQVGGGGSSGTGLKRVRQLKVVRNYSLLGQRLETLAAAQALAEICLALVPSGSPAPGMLNALLVQIGRLEELLREKGPNLEALATAVQGAVHLLAIGGYALPLAHCSRSGDLLEPPIGNWEWRCSLLPSEGLAIGAIAGARIMLNASELALLQRLLRPALPRKRDGELMGPEAVWLHLLSLVESWCSEHLGRKPRAFQLLRTGFGAS, encoded by the coding sequence GTGGCTGAACAGCGCCTCGAGGGCCTGGCCCTCAGCTGCAAACCGCTAGGGGAGCAAGACCGACTGTTGACCCTGCTCAGCGAAGAAGAGGGGCTTACTCGCCTGGCAGTGCCTGGCGCCCGCAGACCCAAAAGCAGCTTGGCCGCGGCCGTACCCCTGGCCCACCTACGGCTGCAGGTGGGGGGGGGCGGCAGCAGTGGCACCGGCCTCAAACGGGTGCGCCAACTCAAGGTTGTGCGCAACTACAGCCTGCTGGGCCAGCGCCTAGAAACCCTCGCCGCAGCCCAGGCCTTGGCCGAAATCTGCCTGGCCCTGGTGCCGAGCGGCAGCCCCGCCCCCGGCATGCTCAATGCCCTTCTGGTGCAAATCGGCCGACTGGAGGAGCTGCTGAGGGAGAAGGGTCCAAATTTGGAGGCCCTGGCCACGGCGGTGCAGGGCGCCGTCCACCTCTTGGCCATTGGCGGCTATGCCCTGCCGCTGGCCCATTGCAGCCGCAGCGGCGATCTCCTGGAGCCACCGATCGGCAACTGGGAGTGGCGCTGCAGCCTGCTGCCCAGCGAGGGGCTGGCCATAGGTGCCATTGCCGGGGCCCGGATCATGCTCAACGCCTCCGAATTGGCGCTTTTGCAAAGGTTGCTCAGGCCAGCCCTTCCCCGCAAACGCGACGGGGAACTGATGGGCCCTGAGGCGGTTTGGCTCCATTTGCTTTCCCTCGTGGAGAGCTGGTGCAGCGAGCACCTGGGCCGCAAACCAAGAGCCTTCCAACTACTGAGAACTGGCTTTGGAGCATCATGA